The region aaatatatgaactcttctttgcagactgaacaactgtaaactcacacagaagtgctgtaatattgtggcctcagctctccagtcatcaaactcacccctgagagatctggacctcagctacaataacctgggagattcaggagtgaagctgatTTGTgttggactgatgagtccaaactgtaaactgcagagactggggtgagtagtgctgtgtactgtgtgatcttaactaaatagaatttgtgattatggttttattcagtgaaatattaaaatgctctttctctctcagtttactCCTCTGTCCACCAGCATTATTTCTTTGTCCATATATACCTTATTGACCACCTgtatagtaaaatgtttcaggtctgtcacacattgcagtcttcatccatctccattattcactacctgctatgaactctaatgaaatccatatatttaccccactctctttcacacactgacctttTGATGAAGGTGAGTTTtactccttcatcacacacctgtgtgcgcTGCAGGATTGTGATGTTCTGAAaggattgtgaataaaatggtattttattctgctggtaaAGCCAAGCATTAACTATTGGCCGGCAggggggtatgtgtgtacatcttggtgggagagtgtccatctgaacaacatatgagctgctgtttagatgcagtgttaCATCATTTAGTTTATTCAGTCTTCTGTGGTCCCAGTCCCAAGTCATAGGCTGGGTATTATACCACTGTAAGCAGGCATGCTGTGTGGAATAACCTGATTCAGAGATCAATGTTCTGGCTCTAGCTCCTATCATCTGAAGGATAACATAATTTACAGGAGTATTTCTTAGATAAGTTTTCTAATAACTTTCAAATGCCCCCACTTATAAAAAAatttgtgcagtttatattactccacaaggtccaccaaacatgttgataaggggttttaaaagaaaaaaaatgacttaatacatcaggtttttattatcattattattttaattgttacaATTATACTTAAATGCTATGCAATAATTAGCCTGTTATATTTGCAAAAGTGCGCgagaatgaaatgaatggatggattatagGGCAAGGACACGCAGAAAATAGGtgcaatgtgtggaattttcaaaagacaccacgtttttaaaaatctagtgtCTACCAGCAGTAAAAGTTattggcaataatcagttgtggtgttctcatacagccactagatggcgctgCAGTGTAATTCCAGTTGATGCCATAGTTGCATTGCTGGGAGATCGAGCCAGCCAGATGAACTGAAGTGTAGCACAGCTGGTACACGGCTCCGGCACAACTTCAGCTGTTAGCAAGTACAATATCGCAGGTCTGACCAATGATATCATTGCTGTTTTGATAAAACcttcatgttattttatatactggtgTATATATTTAAGTTGTCTGTGACAGTAAGCTGCTTAATTGTTCACTGGCTCCCCTAGCTAGGTGGATTCATGAAGTAACCAACCGACCCTCCTATCGGACACTTTTAAACAGTGTCGTCAAGGTTACCGTCACGTTAAGTAAGAATTCGCAATTTTGTATAGAATGCGGTTTCATTTCACCAttgtgaaaattttaaaatgaatgtcaaaaacactgaattagtTAACCataaattgtttgataacttgatgGTTATAAGATTAGGAAGAAAATATTATCATGATAACAGTTGACGTATTCAGCTAATGGGTTTCACGTGTACATTAACAgttatatttatctattcataGTGATGAATATTGAACGTTTTTAAAACGTATAGATGTTTATGGACCGAAGAACATGTCAGGTCAGGTATAgtgcaccacaaaaatgctgtttcttgtgtttgcagATTAAATGAATATGTTTGCAAGTCAGATAAGTTCATCATATGGAAAGGGTTTGGCAATGAATTCCTTGCAGTAGACTCCCAGCCTTgaggtttcattatttttgtcagttaATAGAGCCCAGTAATTGCCTTAGACTTTTGTGTATTACTCAGAATACTTAGTGAACTTAATttacacaccccctccctgtttctgtgtgtacatcCCCAGATAGCAAGTGACTCCGGGCCGGATTCTGGCCCGAAGTCAGCACTGCCAGGCCGGACTCGGCGCAATTCCGGCCCGGAGTCGCTGGCTATCTGGGTCTCAGGAATGCGTAGGTACATATATATATCAAGTGCCACGCTGCACAGTGTCACagctgtgaatttgtgtgtgtgtgtgtgtgtgtgtgtgtgtgtgtgtggtttctccacaggctgggttggtgtaatctcacagagggctgctgtgatgttctggcctcagtcctgcgttctcctgactcagagctgagagatctggagctcagagacaacgagctgcaggattcaggagtgagagcgctctctgctggactggaggacccacactgtaatctgcagagactggggtgagtacaaacacacaccccttcaATCCAAAGGGCTCCAGtgtgactaaatacaacactgatgttaatgtttctaatgtgaaaacagacacttcacagaactgaaacagcatgttcctgttcttcctcttggaaGAATAAGACACAACGCAcatgaatgaagaaaatgaattagtcCTGTTTCCTGAACTGTAGTGGGGTGTAAactcaaatgtgtttgataatggctcattccacattcattttattttatatatagctgtagaaggtgtgtaacacactgctaggtgtttgacacacagccctgttagtttatattaatgtgcgtaaggtgtgtaacacactgatgtgtttgacacacacagccctgttagtttatatgaatgtgtttaaggtgtgtaacacactgctaggtgtttgacacacagccctgttagtttatattatgtgtgtaaggtgtgtaacatactgctatgtgtttgacacacacagttctgttagtttatatgaatgtgtgtaaggtgtgtaacacactgctatgtgtttgacacacacagccctgttagcttatattaatgtactgtaaggtgtgtaacacactgatatgtgtttgacacatacagccctgtttatattaatgtgtgtaaggtgtgtgtgtccttctgtctgcaggctgtcaggctgtagagtcacacagataggctgtgattctctggcttcagctctgtgttcaaacccctcatacctgagagagctggacctgagatacaatcacccaggagactcaggagtgagagcgctgtctgctgctaaactggacacactcacactgctgtaagtacagagagtttccacactgcacctcacatacacacacacattcacacacacacacagaagggtttggagggcatggagggcactgtacaaaccagcgTTACCCAAGAGGGTTGAGGATCtacagtggagggtgctgcacgggatcactgcagtaaatagttttatttctgtgatgatCCCGTCAGGATCCCACCATTGCCCATTCTGtatggagagagaaactgttCATCATAGTTTTTCTGGGTGTGCCAGACTTcagcctctcttttcttttttggggacgtttatttattttatccttggTTTCCCATACAGTCACAGACGGATAAGTGCCagctaatttatttcatttcagggcTAAAATGGCAGTTTCTATAAGTGGGGAAAAATATGATTGGTGGAGGGGACCGGCAAGATGTGGCTGTTGTAGTTTGGGGTTTGATCAGaacacagtgatggtggagtttcagtattacaaagcaatggagaacctgagtgtatttcagagtgtgtgtgttataagggtgttttatgttcagtggagggaggggagctatttttgcacatggaatagGGTGAAGGAATGGAATACGTTTCCtttgtgacagatttgtgtttttttcatatgatcttggttttgtgttttattgtgtctttgtttttatttatgtgatgtcattggtgtgttgagagtggaaataaagtattgttaaaattcagaattctgttctgctgttcttacagtgtggacaatggaggagagaacaggaccaaaccaggacccaggaaatgtgagtgtgtatcaacacagaacactttccatagatacacactctgttgtgtgtgtgtgtgtgtgtaagagacttctctcttactcacataaacacacaaacagaaacacacatgtacacaaacacacacacaggtactatcacagctctttctctcacacacacataaagaggTGAATATTAGTAATGagaattaatctcattaatgtctctggtgtgcagacggctgccagctcacactggatccaaacacagcgcacagaaagctgtctctgtctgaggggaacaggaaggtGACAGACACATGGGCGAGAGAGGagcagccatatcctgatcatccagagagatttgagcacgagccccaggttgtgtgcagagagagtgtgtgtgagcgctggtactgggaggctgagtacAGTGAGTCTGAGTCGAGGGGGGGATGGGTTTctatagcagtgacagataaaggaatcagcaggaaaggagagggttCTGACTGTAGGTTTGGAaggaataaaaactcctggagtctggaGATGGTCATTTGCTTTGGTGGAATCTATGAAATCTCTGTCTTTCACAATGAGAAGCAAACACGCATacctgaccccccctccccctaccgcagagcaggagtgcaTGGTGGTGCTGGTAGACgagcgtgtgtgtacagggtaggagtgtgtgtggaccgtccggccggcactctgtccttctacagcgtctctgactctgacacactgaccctcctgcacagattccacacacacttcactcaacacacacccctctgtgctggatttcgTGTGCTtggctcctctgtgtccctctgttaACTggagtagacacacacacacacacatttacacacgtgcgtgcacacacaaacatgcacacacacacgcatgtgtgcgcacacacaaacatgcacgtgcacacacaaacacacgtgcgcatacacactcgcacgcatgcacgcgcgcacacacacactcgtgtacacacacacacaccacattcatatacccactcacacacacacacaccacacacactcacatacacatacacacacacactcaatcacacactcacacacacactcagatacacatagacacacacacacccacacctacacacacacatccacacacacatactctcacacacaccctttctctctcacactcacactcatgcacacacactctcaaatacacacactgatgtacactcatgcacacgcactcacacacctacgcatgcacacactcgtgcacacccactcacactcacacacacatacacactctctcacacccaatcactcacacacctaatcacacacatgcacacacacacctacacacatgaacacaatctcttgcacacacaaacacacattcaccagttcactctcacgcgcacacacacatgcctgcatacGTACACAGGCTCAaaactgtatgcacacacacacactctctctctctctctcatactcagtcactcacataaacacactcacatccacacacattcacacaaacgcacgcatacacacacaaactcatgcactcaggcgcacacacacacatgcgtgcagagacacagacacgtgtcaacacacacactcctcggtgtccctctgctaactggagtagacacacacatacgcgcacacacaaacatgcgcgcactcacacacgcatacacatacacacatgtgcgcatacacactcgaatgcatgcacacacacactcaatcacacactcacacacatatatacacctagaccctcacacacccacacctacacacacacacacacacactcatatacacacacacacatacacttatatacacatacacacacactcaatcacacactcacacatatatatacacacactcatatgcacctagacccacactcacacacctatacacactctcgcacacccagtcacacatacacacacaccctttctctctgtcatgcacacacactcacaaatacatacactcatgtttactcatgctcacgcactcacacacctacgcacgcacactctctcacacccagtcactcacacacacctacagacagacagacacacaatctcacacacacacacacacacacacacacacgcatgcaaacatacacacgctcatatccgtatgcacacacacacacacactctttctctcactcacacactcacatacagtatatagacacacatttgcaaacgcatgcgcacacactctcatgcactcacacacaaacacaaacgtgtcaacacacacacattctcattcccatacacacacacagacagacacatgtataaacacacacacattcacaaaggcactctcacgcacacacacatacacatacatacactcattctcttgcaggcacacacgctcaaatacacagtcacacacacattcacacaaacgcacgcacacacactttctcttacccatacacacgcatccgtgtgcacacacacacatactcatgcactcaatcgtactctcacacatgcacacacacatacatgcgtgcacacgcacacacacacacacatcctcttacccatacacacacgcacccgtgtgcacacacacatactcatgcactcaatcatactctcacacatgcacacacacatacatgcgtgcacacgcacacacacacacattctcttacccatacacacacgcaacccgggcacacacacacactcgtactcatgcactcacagacatacacacacacatgttcacatccacagtcactcccacaaacgtatgcatgcatgcgcacacattcacaaatacacccacgcaaacacactctcacccaatcacacacacaaacacacacacacacacacacgtcgacacacttgcaaccttccttgaccaGTGCCTTAgcagtgcaatttcagctgtgccaAATATTAGCCTCAGTACAGCTTAAaccctgtacataagagtatgaTCTTTTAGCagattcaggttaagcacttgctgtctaaatatgatttttttttttttttacattttaatacatttatattgcaaatgttcaaGGTGTTTTTAcgtacttttgattattaaaacattaatagaacattgagagtaataatgccaaaactggcagggtaaaatgtatttgaagtaataattctgtctcctgtatctgcatctttttttaaagaagccagtggcaaactcctccacttaaatgtgcattttactagtttttacagttgctttcattcattttcacaagagttccaatgtgcaaatttctgtgggcaaatgcagctgatagggagaatgcagaatgatcactgcagtgtacttatttcctttcattaatgtaaacaatgatggaCTGACTTtccttattatttttgttaggattgtttttttgttttttttgctttaattttctgtattttgagacaataatatgcaatgattaaacctgaattataaaaatatcaaatgttttgctgttatgatttattattgtgtgatgtattgaactcctgtgacacagtagtaattatttcacattctgtatgggattatgtttgggctcaatatgagtagatcagcatggggctaaaatctACAGTTGAAGCAATGGCATTCATatacagtagtggaaataaaatccattataagagaagttgtgtagtgtctgatgaatacttgcttctgttactgtagtgtgaccacaactcaatacattttgtaaagtcactgcttgtctattgagctggtatatttatgttacctctcaaataaatggtttccctgtaggtttgaacctggatctgctgcacatcagttgaatggattagaccactaagcTAAAATCAAGACtgaagtgtggtttgcatgacatccagtctctgagatgttcctgagaccctacagtttttcttagtttttcagatgcatttctaaTATCTGctgtcacacattacaaatgcattacagtatgttatgattgctttggctcaatgtggaaaactcaatttgccaaactgactggcaaaattcttaccctaagacactaattgcagtacctacccacaaagtgcacaactctaaatcacactcagttttcacaatacagttgTCTCGTATTAGTACAACGTTCCAATGcttattgctagacatgcagattgtgaaattAAGTCAAGATGTTTGCAATCCTGTCTCgtcacttccagcaacattgcccaggtgagtcgcattgcagcatgattggtaatcccaacataaaaggctgttttacagcactacattcagtagtgtctgacaacatggagcagcccaatgcagttggtactgatggacgaattgtggctgtggctgaggtTGTGGTCAAGCAGGTAGAAGAAATATTGTTGTATCGaatgaatttagagccacaGTGATTGACCATGTCATGAATCCAGTCATAACAAtgggagaagctggaaggattgTCAGGCCaaacttaaaaatgtcaaaagtgGCATCTAATAAGAgcttttggactgaacattgatatgtcaataatttactgcaaaatgtgacactgtaattacattacaggattgttgtgttggtgtcattttatattatttgtgtTTCGTGATGAGCCTGTAAGCCatgttaatcatttttattagagaACGCGCAgctctgtttttccaaaatgccggcttattccacatgggggaaaattgcatttgtgttaGGTATTCCTGTGGCAtagtctgttctgtctgttctgataatgtgattatttttcttctatcagataaggcctgctggtgtaagtttgtaatgttgcatttgtatgtgttatttttgctgtttatgtgtcaaatgtctagagtgtaaatgtttctgtttaaatgattggttATAACACACATCGCCGCTATTTTCACCGACCATGTTAAATGTACTCGCGTGTCTCAGCTCCAAaggcatgctgatgttaaacccatattccaatctgtttgaaatgacactgtggtgtggggatggctggtttaagcagccacacctgccctgggtcaagctaattagacctggccaattggataattggtgaagaattagataattagccaggctaattggacccaggaacaggagtggctgcacctctgcgtagtgaggtaatcactgcgcacaggttaaatctgccatccccacccacaccaggcagcttctgtcatgacagggttaacatctgctcatttggctatacCATCTACAGAATCTGTACTCTTGGCATTttatgagagctgaaaatgtatAACTTTGTTAATCAGAAATTATATCTGGGTGGGTAAATTGGTGGATACGCTGTAGAACatagtttgtcattgatttataaatataccagtatatcctgggcttttactgatggtttaattgtggtacatatagcaGTGGCTTGATACGCATtctatgtttgcagtttgcttctacctGACTGCTTACCCctagcagggaaacagaggggcacaacccccccagcaggaaaacagatggacacagcccccccagcagggaaacagaggggcacagaagACTCTGGGTCATCCCACCATGGACGGCGCAAGAGGGGTAGCAGGTTTTAGCAGTTTGCTAAGGTGGTCTGGGAGGATGGACAGCGTGGGAAATTGTGGAGGACCGATCGCTCAGTGGGTCAGACTGGTGGAAGATACCACAAGCCAGACTCAGCTTCCTGATCAGGGTCAATTATGACACActgccttctcctcagaacCTGCGCTAATGGTTTGGTGTGGATGAGACCGTCCGCTCTGTGCTGCCCCCAAACGAGGCCTGTGGCAcattctgtcaggctgtgagacagctccagcacagggacacagagcaggactccggcacagggacacagagcaggcctccagcacagggacacagagcaggcctccggcacgttctgtcaggctgtgagatggctccagcacaggggtgCTACAGATGGAGGTATGATCAGCTGCtgcggaagcttctggaaataCTGGAGACCAGCAGACAGGAGGCAAACAGAGACGCCTCTCCTGTGAAAGAGCATCAAACCCACTTTGTGAggcaagcagaggaggaggggaccgTAGGACACAAAGGTGGGAGTAGAGCCCTGGTTCCAGGCAGAGGGTGGAGCATGCGTGTAGATCTCAGTCCACAGCTCCGTTTCCCAAATGAAATCAGCACAGCGTCCCTGTGCCCTAACATGGAAATGTGGTCtgctcgggcgaaggtggtgctcttTATATAGAgacgtggtccactcgggcgaaggtggtgctccttatatggaaacgtggtccactcgggcgaaggtggagctccttatatggagacgtggtccactcgggcgaaggtggagctccttatatggagatgtGGTCTACTTGGGCGAAGGTGAAGctccttatggagctcaccctcccatgggaggagggggca is a window of Anguilla anguilla isolate fAngAng1 chromosome 13, fAngAng1.pri, whole genome shotgun sequence DNA encoding:
- the LOC118211339 gene encoding stonustoxin subunit beta-like, which produces MIGGGDRQDVAVVVWGQLTLDPNTAHRKLSLSEGNRKVTDTWAREEQPYPDHPERFEHEPQVVCRESVCERWYWEAEYSESESRGGWVSIAVTDKGISRKGEGSDCRFGRNKNSWSLEMVICFGGIYEISVFHNEKQTRIPDPPSPYRRAGVHGGAGRRACVYRVGVCVDRPAGTLSFYSVSDSDTLTLLHRFHTHFTQHTPLCAGFRVLGSSVSLC